One window from the genome of Pseudonocardia hierapolitana encodes:
- a CDS encoding MFS transporter — protein MTEPTPLTEFGLRRVLVVLCVTQITSWGVLYYAFPVLAPSIAADTGWSISAVTAGFSTGLVVAAVAGIPAGRWLDRWGPRPVMTTGSVLGVPAVVGIASAPTLGWYFAAWILAGIAMAGVLYQPAFAALTRWWGPRRVTALTALTLLAGLASTIFAPITAALVENGDWRRTYLALAVVLAVVTIPAHFFGLRGRWPAPEPATEVHRNPEAIARSRPFVLLVIAVALATFSAFAVVVNQVPLLIERGLSATTAAWALGLGGLGQVLGRLGYGRLSRATSVRARGVLILALGAITTALLAVLPGPAVLLIAVAMLAGAARGVFTLLQATAISDRWGSTHYGRLGGILTAPAMLATALAPWAGAALAEALGGYPAVFVVLAVIAAVAAALAVGTIPATRGKPADAP, from the coding sequence ATGACGGAGCCCACGCCCCTCACCGAGTTCGGGCTCCGTCGCGTGCTCGTCGTCCTGTGCGTCACCCAGATCACCAGCTGGGGCGTGCTCTACTACGCCTTCCCGGTGCTCGCGCCGAGCATCGCGGCCGACACCGGCTGGTCGATCAGCGCGGTCACCGCCGGGTTCTCCACGGGCCTGGTCGTGGCCGCGGTGGCCGGTATCCCGGCCGGGCGGTGGCTCGACCGGTGGGGCCCGCGCCCGGTCATGACGACCGGCTCCGTGCTCGGCGTCCCGGCCGTGGTCGGGATCGCGTCGGCGCCGACGCTGGGCTGGTACTTCGCGGCATGGATCCTGGCCGGGATCGCGATGGCCGGCGTGCTGTACCAGCCGGCCTTCGCCGCATTGACCCGGTGGTGGGGGCCGCGCCGGGTCACCGCGCTCACCGCGCTCACGCTGCTCGCCGGCCTGGCCAGCACGATCTTCGCGCCCATCACCGCCGCTCTCGTCGAGAACGGCGACTGGCGACGGACCTACCTGGCCCTGGCCGTCGTGCTCGCCGTCGTCACGATCCCGGCCCACTTCTTCGGGTTGCGCGGCCGGTGGCCCGCACCCGAGCCGGCCACCGAGGTGCACCGGAACCCGGAGGCGATTGCGCGCAGTCGCCCGTTCGTCCTGCTGGTGATCGCGGTCGCGCTCGCGACGTTCAGCGCGTTCGCCGTCGTGGTGAACCAGGTGCCACTGCTGATCGAACGCGGCCTCTCCGCCACGACGGCGGCGTGGGCCCTCGGCCTCGGCGGGCTGGGTCAGGTGCTCGGACGGCTCGGCTACGGCCGCCTCAGCCGCGCCACCAGCGTCCGGGCACGCGGGGTGCTCATCCTCGCGCTCGGCGCGATCACCACCGCGCTGCTCGCGGTGCTCCCCGGACCGGCCGTGCTGCTCATCGCCGTCGCCATGCTCGCCGGCGCCGCTCGGGGCGTGTTCACGCTGCTGCAGGCCACCGCGATCAGCGACCGGTGGGGGTCGACGCACTACGGCAGGCTCGGCGGCATCCTCACGGCACCGGCGATGCTCGCCACCGCACTCGCGCCCTGGGCAGGCGCTGCTCTCGCCGAGGCCCTCGGCGGCTATCCCGCGGTCTTCGTCGTCCTCGCCGTCATCGCGGCGGTCGCCGCCGCCCTGGCCGTGGGCACCATCCCGGCCACCCGCGGCAAGCCGGCCGACGCGCCGTGA
- a CDS encoding polysaccharide deacetylase produces the protein MGDGRRGGRRAGELLLLAAALGLVLALLAGRDIPESAAEAAATEPVPVQAAGPVDVQVERAAARLAAWMRPLAPGERPPQFVLFSFDGAGSHRHWQRVLALAGASEARITGFLSGVYLVPDGERRRYRPPGRSPGTSAVGFGGSQAEVDTLIGDLMEARRRGHEIGTHYNGHFCEGDEPSVGRWTTAMWDAELDQFFAFVEAARGRGLDLGPGAVKGGRTPCLEGRWSQAYPAMRALGFTYDTSRPTDGIGWPTDENGIREFWMPSVRVPDLGRQVLLMDYNLWMAVNGGRDEPERAAEFSDTVLGAYRAAHAAAASGNRAPLVIGSHFNRWSGGGFFDAVERFMAEVCLRPETVCATHSDVNAWMDLQDPEVLDGWRSMPPAHVSEP, from the coding sequence GTGGGGGACGGGCGGCGTGGCGGGAGACGGGCGGGCGAGTTGCTCCTCCTCGCCGCGGCGCTCGGCCTGGTGCTCGCGCTGCTGGCCGGCCGGGACATCCCGGAGTCTGCGGCCGAGGCCGCCGCGACCGAACCCGTCCCGGTGCAGGCGGCCGGTCCCGTCGACGTGCAGGTGGAGCGCGCGGCCGCGCGGCTCGCCGCCTGGATGCGGCCCCTCGCGCCGGGCGAGCGGCCGCCGCAGTTCGTGCTGTTCTCCTTCGACGGCGCCGGGTCGCACCGGCACTGGCAGCGGGTGCTCGCCCTCGCCGGGGCGTCGGAGGCCCGGATCACCGGCTTCCTGTCCGGCGTCTACCTCGTTCCGGACGGGGAGCGACGCCGCTACCGGCCGCCCGGGCGGTCTCCGGGGACGTCCGCGGTCGGGTTCGGCGGTTCCCAGGCCGAGGTGGACACGCTGATCGGGGACCTCATGGAGGCCCGCAGGCGCGGCCACGAGATCGGCACGCACTACAACGGTCACTTCTGCGAGGGCGACGAGCCCAGCGTCGGGCGGTGGACGACCGCGATGTGGGACGCGGAGCTCGACCAGTTCTTCGCGTTCGTCGAGGCCGCCCGCGGGCGGGGGCTCGACCTCGGCCCCGGTGCCGTGAAGGGCGGACGCACCCCGTGCCTGGAGGGACGGTGGTCGCAGGCCTACCCCGCGATGCGCGCGCTCGGGTTCACCTACGACACGAGCCGCCCGACCGACGGCATCGGCTGGCCCACCGACGAGAACGGGATCCGCGAGTTCTGGATGCCCTCGGTGCGGGTGCCCGACCTGGGCCGGCAGGTGCTGCTCATGGACTACAACCTGTGGATGGCCGTGAACGGCGGCCGGGACGAGCCGGAGCGGGCGGCGGAGTTCAGCGACACGGTGCTCGGTGCCTACCGCGCCGCCCACGCGGCGGCGGCGAGCGGCAACAGGGCCCCGCTCGTGATCGGCAGCCACTTCAACCGCTGGTCGGGCGGCGGGTTCTTCGACGCGGTGGAACGGTTCATGGCGGAGGTGTGCCTGCGGCCCGAGACGGTCTGCGCCACGCACTCGGACGTGAACGCCTGGATGGACCTGCAGGATCCCGAGGTGCTCGACGGGTGGCGGTCGATGCCCCCCGCCCACGTGTCCGAGCCGTGA
- a CDS encoding LysR family transcriptional regulator, translating into MLDVRRLRLLRELAHRGTIAAVAEALAYTPSAVSQQLSALEREAGTPLLARTGRRVELTPAAHGLVAHAEAVLERLERAEADLAAGRVGPAGPLRIGAFPSAARAVVPAALATLATAHPALEPRLRELDPAAVAGALRAGEVDVALVHDYDFVPVPVEPGIETVALFEEAMFLAAPRTLGPLPGEEHPLRRWRAAPWIVAPTDTRCGTMIVRACEAAGFTPEARHVVDDFPAVLALVAIGGGVALVPELGVSAPDPDVVLTPLPMHRRTMAAHRRGAGENPAIAAFVDAMRGAVGPHAVTSG; encoded by the coding sequence ATGCTCGACGTGCGGCGCCTGCGGTTGCTCCGCGAGCTCGCCCACCGCGGCACGATCGCCGCCGTCGCCGAGGCGCTCGCCTACACGCCCTCGGCGGTGTCCCAGCAGCTCAGCGCGCTGGAACGGGAGGCGGGCACTCCCCTGCTCGCCCGCACCGGGCGACGGGTGGAGCTCACCCCGGCCGCCCACGGACTGGTGGCGCACGCCGAGGCGGTGCTCGAGCGCCTCGAACGGGCCGAGGCCGATCTGGCGGCCGGCCGGGTCGGCCCGGCGGGCCCACTGCGGATCGGCGCGTTCCCGTCGGCGGCGCGCGCCGTGGTGCCTGCCGCGCTCGCCACCCTCGCGACGGCGCACCCCGCGCTCGAGCCGCGGCTGCGCGAGCTCGACCCGGCCGCCGTCGCGGGGGCGCTGCGCGCGGGCGAGGTCGACGTCGCACTCGTGCACGACTACGACTTCGTGCCGGTGCCCGTCGAACCCGGCATCGAGACGGTCGCCCTGTTCGAGGAGGCGATGTTCCTCGCGGCGCCGCGCACGCTCGGCCCGCTGCCCGGCGAGGAGCACCCGCTGCGCCGCTGGCGGGCCGCGCCGTGGATCGTCGCACCGACCGACACGCGCTGCGGGACCATGATCGTCCGGGCCTGCGAGGCAGCCGGGTTCACGCCGGAGGCGCGCCACGTCGTCGACGACTTCCCCGCGGTACTGGCGCTGGTCGCGATCGGCGGCGGGGTCGCGCTCGTCCCTGAGCTGGGCGTCTCCGCCCCGGACCCGGACGTCGTCCTCACCCCGCTGCCCATGCACCGGCGCACCATGGCCGCCCACCGGCGCGGCGCAGGCGAAAACCCGGCCATCGCCGCGTTCGTCGACGCGATGCGCGGCGCCGTCGGACCGCATGCCGTCACATCGGGGTGA
- a CDS encoding dihydrodipicolinate synthase family protein yields MELSGVYVPLVTPFTPDGEVDLGALHRLAHEVVAAGAAGIVALGTTGEPAALEDAERRAVLDVCAAVRRDTGTTLVVGAGASGTRRGAAELAALAAWPEIDAALVAVPAFVRPTEAGVVAHMAELAARSPVPVLVYHVPHRTARPLCGATLRELAALPGVVGVKHAVPALDADAVTLLADPPPGFAVLAGDDVMAAPLLALGAAGGILASAHVCTGRWAAMVDAWRTGDAPCARELGAPLAPLAGALFAEPNPSVIKAVLHARGRIATPDVRLPLLPPDAAALAVALDRLADAERVPAAA; encoded by the coding sequence ATGGAGCTCTCGGGGGTCTACGTCCCGCTGGTCACGCCGTTCACGCCCGACGGGGAGGTGGACCTGGGTGCGCTGCACCGGCTGGCTCACGAGGTCGTGGCGGCGGGTGCGGCCGGGATCGTCGCGCTCGGCACGACCGGCGAGCCCGCCGCGCTCGAGGACGCCGAACGTCGGGCCGTGCTCGACGTGTGCGCCGCGGTGCGCCGCGACACCGGCACCACCCTGGTGGTCGGTGCCGGCGCGAGCGGCACGCGGCGCGGTGCCGCCGAACTGGCCGCGCTCGCCGCATGGCCCGAGATCGACGCAGCGCTCGTTGCGGTGCCTGCGTTCGTACGGCCCACCGAGGCGGGCGTGGTGGCACACATGGCGGAGCTGGCCGCGCGCAGCCCGGTGCCGGTGCTCGTCTACCACGTCCCGCACCGGACGGCCCGGCCCCTGTGCGGCGCCACCCTGCGTGAGCTGGCCGCCCTGCCCGGAGTCGTGGGCGTGAAGCACGCCGTACCGGCGCTGGACGCCGACGCCGTGACGCTGCTCGCCGACCCGCCGCCCGGGTTCGCCGTGCTCGCGGGCGACGACGTCATGGCCGCGCCCCTGCTGGCGCTCGGCGCGGCCGGCGGGATCCTCGCGTCGGCGCACGTGTGCACCGGGCGCTGGGCGGCGATGGTCGACGCGTGGCGGACAGGCGACGCGCCATGCGCCCGTGAATTGGGCGCCCCGCTCGCGCCGCTGGCGGGAGCCCTGTTCGCCGAGCCCAACCCGAGCGTGATCAAGGCCGTGCTGCACGCACGGGGCCGCATCGCCACGCCGGACGTGCGGCTGCCGCTGCTCCCGCCGGACGCGGCGGCGCTCGCGGTGGCGCTCGACCGGCTCGCGGACGCCGAACGCGTCCCCGCGGCCGCCTAG